In one Thioclava sp. ES.031 genomic region, the following are encoded:
- a CDS encoding Tim44/TimA family putative adaptor protein yields MSGAVIQLIVLAAIAIFLIFKLKSVLGTREGYEKPIAPETPDTPTPKRDFDVIEGGPDHDIIDNVPEGSTAAVALAAMKRVEPSFSVSEFLQGARGAYEMILMAFETGDLEKVRPFLSAEVYEAFEGAVEARKEKGLDVQAEFLGLRELVLSNADFDHSTKEAEVTVRFGAEIISVARDAAGEVVEGDPKSPRKQRDIWTFARTMGANDPNWQLVATGG; encoded by the coding sequence ATGTCCGGTGCCGTCATTCAGCTTATCGTCCTCGCGGCGATTGCGATCTTCCTGATTTTCAAGCTGAAAAGCGTGCTCGGGACCCGTGAGGGCTATGAAAAGCCGATCGCGCCCGAAACGCCGGACACGCCGACGCCGAAGCGCGATTTCGACGTGATCGAAGGCGGTCCCGATCACGATATCATCGACAATGTGCCCGAAGGCTCGACCGCCGCCGTGGCGCTGGCCGCGATGAAACGGGTCGAACCGAGCTTCTCGGTCTCGGAATTCCTGCAAGGCGCGCGCGGTGCCTATGAGATGATTCTGATGGCTTTCGAGACCGGCGATCTGGAAAAGGTCCGCCCCTTCCTGTCCGCCGAGGTCTACGAGGCCTTCGAGGGCGCCGTGGAGGCGCGCAAGGAGAAGGGTCTCGACGTTCAGGCGGAATTCCTCGGCCTGCGCGAGCTGGTTCTGAGCAATGCCGATTTCGACCACTCCACGAAAGAGGCCGAAGTGACCGTGCGCTTCGGGGCCGAGATCATCTCGGTCGCGCGCGACGCCGCCGGAGAGGTGGTCGAGGGCGATCCCAAATCGCCGCGCAAGCAGCGTGACATCTGGACCTTCGCGCGCACGATGGGTGCGAATGACCCGAACTGGCAGCTCGTCGCCACGGGCGGCTGA
- a CDS encoding murein transglycosylase A, translating into MALSFADIPGWTRDDHAAAWAAFCVTADLYGMDTAGLDDARAALETYFAPYEIAPEGAAHFTGYYEPELPGAREKSDRFAWPLYAKPGELGSNSLWFTRAEIAAGDLLAGHELVWLESPIEAYLAQVQGSLRVRFADGGSLRLGFDGKNGHPYRSIGKELIARGAAPAEEMTPEFIRRWAAENPDQLQGLLDHNPSFVFFRVLDIPSDTGPLGAMGRPVSAGRSLAVDPEVVPLGSPVWIDCPGFGQRLMVAQDVGSAIKGAGRGDLFIGTGADAGRIAGAINAKGRMIGLRRRA; encoded by the coding sequence GTGGCGCTGTCCTTCGCCGATATTCCCGGATGGACCCGGGACGATCACGCCGCCGCTTGGGCGGCGTTTTGCGTTACGGCCGATCTCTATGGGATGGACACGGCCGGGCTGGACGACGCGCGAGCCGCCTTGGAGACCTATTTCGCCCCCTATGAAATCGCCCCCGAGGGGGCCGCGCATTTCACCGGATATTACGAACCCGAACTGCCCGGCGCGCGGGAGAAATCCGACCGCTTCGCCTGGCCGCTTTATGCGAAACCGGGTGAATTAGGGTCTAATTCGCTGTGGTTCACCCGCGCCGAGATCGCGGCGGGCGATCTGCTGGCGGGGCACGAGTTGGTCTGGCTGGAGAGCCCGATCGAGGCCTATCTCGCGCAGGTGCAGGGCTCGCTGCGGGTGCGGTTTGCCGATGGCGGCAGCCTGCGACTGGGGTTCGACGGCAAGAACGGGCATCCCTACCGCTCGATCGGCAAAGAGCTGATCGCGCGCGGCGCAGCCCCGGCCGAGGAGATGACGCCCGAGTTCATCCGACGCTGGGCCGCCGAGAACCCCGATCAGTTGCAGGGGCTGCTCGATCACAACCCCTCTTTCGTGTTCTTCCGGGTGCTGGATATCCCAAGCGATACGGGCCCTCTGGGCGCGATGGGCCGTCCGGTGAGCGCGGGACGCAGCCTCGCCGTGGACCCCGAGGTCGTGCCGCTGGGCAGCCCGGTCTGGATCGACTGCCCCGGCTTTGGGCAGCGGCTGATGGTGGCGCAGGATGTGGGCTCTGCGATCAAGGGCGCGGGGCGCGGTGATCTCTTCATCGGCACCGGCGCGGATGCCGGGCGCATCGCGGGCGCAATCAACGCCAAGGGCCGGATGATCGGCTTGCGGAGGCGCGCATGA
- the secB gene encoding protein-export chaperone SecB gives MTDEANGETNGAADPQQEQQGLRMNILAQFTRDMSFENNVATKGVQTSDIQPEMQVQVSLDAKKRNAEHQYEVITKFKITANNKSDGATLYLLELDYGGIFHVEGVPEDQLHPFLLIECPRQLFPFVRRIVSDVTRDGGFPPFNLEIVDFVALYRNELARRQQTEAPATV, from the coding sequence ATGACTGACGAAGCAAATGGCGAGACCAACGGCGCCGCGGATCCGCAGCAAGAGCAACAAGGGCTGCGCATGAACATCCTCGCGCAATTCACGCGCGACATGTCCTTCGAGAACAATGTCGCCACGAAAGGCGTGCAGACCAGCGACATCCAGCCCGAGATGCAGGTGCAGGTGTCGCTCGATGCCAAGAAGCGCAACGCCGAGCACCAGTACGAGGTGATCACCAAGTTCAAGATCACCGCGAACAACAAGTCGGACGGCGCGACGCTCTATCTGCTCGAGCTCGATTACGGCGGCATCTTCCACGTCGAAGGCGTGCCGGAAGATCAGCTGCATCCGTTCCTGCTGATCGAATGTCCGCGCCAGCTGTTCCCCTTCGTGCGCCGCATCGTTTCGGATGTGACCCGCGACGGTGGCTTCCCGCCCTTCAACCTCGAGATCGTCGATTTCGTCGCGCTGTATCGCAACGAACTGGCGCGTCGCCAGCAGACCGAAGCGCCCGCGACGGTCTGA
- a CDS encoding Smr/MutS family protein, translating into MSRKRKLSPEERALWDRVASTTENYRPKKADAAELESFLAPKPKPKPKAEGLRSFELGQHAKPSSSRHDLAPEPGEHLARQPVTMDRKAHKAMTRGKLKPEGVLDLHGLTLAEAHPELIRFILNSQSHGKRLVLVITGKGKRGDDDGPIPRRVGVLRHQVPQWLRMMPLAPAVMQINEAHLKHGGAGAYYVYLRRIR; encoded by the coding sequence ATGAGCCGCAAACGCAAACTCAGCCCCGAGGAACGCGCGCTATGGGATCGTGTGGCGTCGACCACGGAGAATTACCGCCCGAAAAAGGCCGATGCCGCCGAATTAGAGTCTTTTCTGGCGCCCAAACCCAAGCCGAAACCGAAGGCCGAGGGGCTGCGCAGTTTTGAGCTCGGCCAGCACGCCAAGCCATCGTCCAGCCGTCACGATCTGGCCCCGGAGCCGGGCGAGCATCTCGCGCGCCAGCCCGTCACGATGGACCGCAAGGCGCATAAGGCGATGACGCGCGGCAAGCTGAAGCCCGAAGGCGTGCTGGATCTGCACGGGCTGACGCTGGCCGAGGCGCATCCCGAACTGATCCGCTTCATCCTGAATTCGCAAAGCCACGGCAAACGGCTGGTGCTTGTGATCACAGGCAAGGGCAAGCGCGGCGACGATGACGGTCCGATCCCGCGGCGTGTCGGCGTGCTGCGCCATCAGGTGCCGCAATGGCTGCGGATGATGCCGCTCGCACCCGCCGTCATGCAGATCAACGAGGCGCATCTGAAACATGGCGGTGCGGGCGCCTATTACGTCTATCTGCGCCGGATCCGCTAA
- a CDS encoding FxsA family protein, which yields MWIFLAFLAVPLIEIGLFIQVGGLIGLWPTLGIVLLTAIVGTSLVRREGARALNDLRSSLNELSDPSRPLAHGAMILVAGVLLLTPGFFTDTVGILLLIPGIRDWVMKAAASRVKVQRFEMGGAYRTTTQYDPRREPPHRPRDPEILDAEEVEEMTHRDDPNGKPPGGPSGWTRH from the coding sequence ATGTGGATCTTTCTGGCCTTTCTGGCCGTGCCGCTGATCGAGATCGGTCTGTTCATTCAAGTGGGCGGGCTCATCGGCCTGTGGCCGACGCTGGGGATCGTGTTGCTGACCGCGATCGTAGGCACGTCGCTGGTCCGCCGGGAAGGGGCGCGGGCGCTCAACGATCTGCGCAGCTCTCTCAATGAATTGAGCGACCCGTCGCGGCCGCTGGCGCATGGCGCGATGATCCTCGTGGCCGGGGTGCTGCTGCTGACGCCGGGCTTCTTCACCGACACGGTCGGGATCCTGCTGCTGATCCCCGGGATTCGTGACTGGGTGATGAAAGCCGCGGCGAGCCGGGTGAAGGTGCAGCGATTCGAGATGGGCGGCGCGTATCGGACGACGACCCAATACGATCCGCGCCGCGAACCTCCGCACCGCCCGCGCGATCCGGAGATCCTCGACGCCGAAGAGGTCGAGGAGATGACCCATCGCGACGATCCCAATGGCAAGCCTCCCGGCGGGCCGTCCGGCTGGACGCGTCATTGA